Part of the bacterium genome is shown below.
TTGGTCTGCCCGTTCTGGTAGTGACGATGAATCGCCTCTTCCAGAAATAGAGGAATTCGAAATTCGGTCGGACTGAAATCGCCAACTGTCAAGTTACACATTTTATGTCCCTGTGCCGACAGTGCACGGATCTCGGAGGCAATTTTTAAGATTTCCGATCCGGACAGACCTTCGGCCATGGCCGAAAAGCGTCCGTTTTCTTCATATTTCAAGTGACTTTGTACATTGATTAATGTTTCCATTGCAAAACTCCATATTTAAAAACAGCTGTCCCAGTTTCAGAAAACGCGCTAATATATAGAAAAATTGTCTAAAATCTAAAGAAAAAAGACTACCAGGAATGAATTTTTTGTATTTTGAACAAATAAGAGCCTCTCATTCAAGAATAATGATTACTACATTTCCCTTGCTTTTTTAATGGTACCAATGTTATACTCCGCCGACCCTAAACCCAATTACTAGTTTATTAAATTGAGGAGAATTTCATGTTAAAACGATTGTTAATGTTGACGGTGCTGGCGGCCTTCGTAAGCTGCGGCGGCAAAGTGAGTTCGGTCGACGAATTCGCGCGTTTGGTCGGCACGATCCAGAATAAGAACAAAGAGATCGGCGAAAGAAACAAAGAGATCATGGATGCCGTTCAGAAGTTTAATGCCGAACGCAAGCCGGATGAACAGATCGTATTACCGGACAGTTTGATGGGATTGAACAAAGAACAACTGAAGTTGGTACAGGAAATGGTTACCAAAGAGCAGGATGCTACGTATAAAGGATTGCTCAATCAGGTGATCGATAAGAATAACCAGATCCAGAAATTATCTTCGGATCTGGAAGACATCAAATCGAAACTGCCGAAACCTTACGTGGTAAAAGGCGGCGATTCGCATTACAAAGTATGTTTTGAATATCTGACGAAAGAAAAAAATATTTCGGCGGATAAGGCAAACGAATTACTTCAACAGACCTTTTTGGCGGACGATGTATTGGAAGGATTTAATATCTGGTTGTATTATAATGACGGCGTTTTCGGAACCTTCGTAAGCCAGGGCAGCGTAAGAATTTCGCCGAATGCTTTTAAGAACATCATTCGTAAGAGCCAGATTGAGGCAGCCAAAGCGAGCGGACGTGAAGAAGCGATCAAAGAAATGCAGGGAAGTGAAATACCTGTTGAGCAAAAATAATCTTGGTTAAATTGTCATATCGAAAAAAGGCTTCGCATCAGCGGAGCCTTTTTTTTGTTAGATTAGTTACGCTTTAATCATGCCAAGCAAAGAGATATTTTTCATCGTACGCGATATCAAATTTTGTAAGTAATTCCACATATTCTTCTTTGAATGTTCTTTTTTTGTGATGTGTTTTTTGGTTCAGGATATATTTAATGACCGTATTTAATTGAGAATGGCTGCATGAAAATGCACCAAAACCTTCTTGCCAGTTGAATTCGAGTTTTGTGAACCCTTTTTCTTTTATGAATTTGTTGGTTGATTTTTTTATTTCTCTGATCAAATCGGACAAACAGCAGGATGGTTTCATACCGATCAAAAAATGAATGTGATCGGGCATTCCATTGATCGTCAGCATTTTCTGTTGTTTATTTTGAACGATTCCGGTGATGTATTTATAGAGTTCATTTTCCCATTGAGGTTGAATGAGCGATTCCCGGTTTTTGACGGAAAAGATCACATGAATATAGATTTGTGAAAAGGTATCAGCCATAAGAATAATTTAATTGATTGAACCCGGAGGGTTCAAATGTTTATAGAAAACAATCGAATAGATTATTCGACCCCGTAGGGGGTCGTATGTTCAATTTGAATATTGTTGCTATAAATATATGAAGCCTCCGGCTTCATATATTAGTGCCGATAATTTATAACGTTACGGGAATAAAATCTAACATATGGCATGTGTTCGAATTGCTGTTAAACTAATCCATCCTTGCTTTTCTCCCGGCCCACTTCCATTTATTGCTGCTCGCGGGTTCGGACGAAATTTTAATCGTTTGCGATTTTTTATCGCGGTTTCGAATGTAGTCATGTACTGCGGCGGCAACGGCCGCTACCATGTCTTCCTTATACTTTAATTTGTCGGGTGAAAATTCCTGCACAACAAATCCCGTGTCAAAATGCCCATCAATGAACTTCTTATTTTCCATGACGAATAAACAAAAGGGGATTGTGGTCTCCACACCGACGATGACGTATTCACGTAAAGCGCGCCGCATGCGCTCAATCGCTTCCCCGCGAGTTTTGCCCCATGCGGCTAATTTAGATATCATCGGGTCGTAATAGATCTGAATTGTGTCGCCTTCAAAAATTCCGCTGTCTTCACGGATGCCGGGGCCGTAGGATGGTTCCAGATGTTCGATCCTTCCGATCGACGGTGCAAAATTATTTTCACAGTCTTCCGCGTAAATACGGCATTCGATGGCGTGCCCGTCGATTTTAATGTCGTCTTGAGCGAAAGGTAACTTCTCGCCGGCCGCAATCAGAATCTGCTGGCGAACCAGATCGATCCCGGTCACCATTTCCGTAACGGGATGCTCCACTTGCAAGCGGGTATTCATTTCCAAAAAATAATAATTGAGGTCGGCATCGACGAGAAATTCGATGGTGCCTGCGCTGAAGTATTTTGCTTCACGCGCCAATGCGACGGCGGATTCTCCCATACGTTGGCGCATTTCAGGAGTGACAATGGCGGATGGCGATTCTTCGATGACTTTTTGGTGGCGGCGCTGGATAGAACATTCGCGCTCGCCGAGATAAACGATGTTGCCGTGTTTATCGCCTAAAATCTGAATTTCAATATGCCGCGGCCGGGTTACATATTTTTCGATATACACTGTATCGTCTCCGAAAGCAGAACGCGCCTCGCCTTGCGCCCGGTCGATAGCGTCGTTCAGTTCAGACTCCTGCATCACGACACGCATTCCTTTACCGCCACCGCCGGCTGCCGCTTTGATCAGGATCGGAAATCCGATGGATTGGGCAACGGCCATCGCTTCTTCTTTGCTTTGAATTCCGGACTCCGTTCCGGGAACGGTCGGCACACTGCATTTTTTGGCTAATTTGCGCGCTTCGGTTTTATTTCCCATCATCGCCATAGAGGACGCGGAAGGACCGATGAAGATAATTCCATTATCACGAACTAGTTTTGCAAAATCGTCATTTTCACTTAAAAAACCGTATCCGGGGTGAATGGCGTCCGCCTTGGATTTTTTTGCGGTATCGATAATGTTTTCCATCACGAGATAACTTTTGGCTGATGGGGCTTCACCGACACAATAGGCTTCATCGGCAAGCCGAACGTGCGCAGAGGTGCGGTCGGCTTCTGAAAATACGGCTACGCTGACGATACCCATCTCCCTGCATGCCCGGATAATTCGAATAGCAATTTCGCCGCGATTGGCTATAAGAATTTTCTTGATCGAACGTTTCATGAGAGTGAAGCCTTTGCTATTTCAATATTATTCAGCCACAAAAAAGAAACCTTACCACGGAACACAGTAACACAGATGTTCACGTAGTAAACCTTTTTATCACATTTCCTTTGTTTCTCTGTGGCCTCCGTGTCTCTGTGGTGAAGTAGATACGCTAGTTCAATATTTCGGAAGAAACCAATGTTCCTTTTTCCATGCGGATAATACGCTTGGGGATATTTTTTACAATTTCATGATCGTGCGTTGCCATGATAATGGCCGTTCCCTTTTCATTAATCTTAAGGAGCAACTGCATGATCTCCATAGATGTTTCCGGATCCAGATTTCCTGTGGGTTCGTCTGCGAGTATAACGATGGGATCGTTAACAAGCGCGCGGGCGATGACCACACGCTGCTGCTCGCCGCCGGAGAGTTCATACGGCATTCGATTCTTTTTGTTGGACAGTCCGACTTCTGCGAGTACCTTCATGACTTTTTTCGCTACTTCATTTTTTGGCGTATCGGTGACCATAAGGGCAAACGCAATATTGTCATAGACGGAACGGTCGCGCAGCAGACGAAAGTCCTGAAAGACGATGCCGAGTTGGCGGCGAAGGAAGGGTATTTCTTTCTTTTTCAGATTTTTCGATTCAAACTCACCGATGCGAATTTCGCCGCGTGTCGGCAGCAGGTCCATATACAGCAGTTTAAGCAGCGTGCTTTTTCCTGCGCCGCTGGATCCGAGCAAATATACAAATTCACCGGGTTCAATGCGGAGTGAAACACCGGCCACGCTGGATTTTTCATTGTAGACGACGTACACGTCGTTTAATTCGATCATTATTCTCCATGCCTTACGATAAAAGATTTCGGATAAAACGTCTGTATTTTCTTTTTCAATTCGTCTGCCTGCCCGCGTTCCGCAAATCCGCCAACCCAAACTTTCCAGGTTTTGTCTACGAGTTCAATTGATACTTGCTCTTTGAACCGAGATTCCGCTTCAGCTTTGGTCTTCTGGGCAGAAGCTTCATTTTGGAAAGAGCCTATTTGCACCCAAAAGGCAGGGCCGGCGGGCGCGTATCGTCCCTTCATTTCGTTGATCCAAGCGTCAGGGTATCCGGATTGAATAAATTTAGCTTTGGCCGCCTCGGCGTCGGCATGCGTAGGATATGCGCCAGCCCACACTTTCCATTTGCCGTCCTGATCCTGCACCATATATACTTCTTTATTTTCCGGATTGGAAGATAATTGGACATAGTTCTTATAGGCATTCTCGGCGCTGCCCGCAAAAACCTGAATCCGGTATTTTGCAAAAGTCGTCGGCGCGATCTCTTTGTATTCAACCGGCATCGCTACGGCCGTATCTGAAATGTCAGCCGTATCTGGCGGAATGAATTCATCGTTGGGCAGTTTTTCGTCTGCCAAAAAAT
Proteins encoded:
- a CDS encoding SPOR domain-containing protein; this translates as MRCVSHGLISMIPVYFRILTYAAIAYAENVYQNGKQSKIFIISSSTKACFMKRGIVFLVSVLVCTSCTATQPSKKSDADFAKALEESEKNKNKRLDFLADEKLPNDEFIPPDTADISDTAVAMPVEYKEIAPTTFAKYRIQVFAGSAENAYKNYVQLSSNPENKEVYMVQDQDGKWKVWAGAYPTHADAEAAKAKFIQSGYPDAWINEMKGRYAPAGPAFWVQIGSFQNEASAQKTKAEAESRFKEQVSIELVDKTWKVWVGGFAERGQADELKKKIQTFYPKSFIVRHGE
- the ftsE gene encoding cell division ATP-binding protein FtsE; this translates as MIELNDVYVVYNEKSSVAGVSLRIEPGEFVYLLGSSGAGKSTLLKLLYMDLLPTRGEIRIGEFESKNLKKKEIPFLRRQLGIVFQDFRLLRDRSVYDNIAFALMVTDTPKNEVAKKVMKVLAEVGLSNKKNRMPYELSGGEQQRVVIARALVNDPIVILADEPTGNLDPETSMEIMQLLLKINEKGTAIIMATHDHEIVKNIPKRIIRMEKGTLVSSEILN
- the accC gene encoding acetyl-CoA carboxylase biotin carboxylase subunit; the encoded protein is MKRSIKKILIANRGEIAIRIIRACREMGIVSVAVFSEADRTSAHVRLADEAYCVGEAPSAKSYLVMENIIDTAKKSKADAIHPGYGFLSENDDFAKLVRDNGIIFIGPSASSMAMMGNKTEARKLAKKCSVPTVPGTESGIQSKEEAMAVAQSIGFPILIKAAAGGGGKGMRVVMQESELNDAIDRAQGEARSAFGDDTVYIEKYVTRPRHIEIQILGDKHGNIVYLGERECSIQRRHQKVIEESPSAIVTPEMRQRMGESAVALAREAKYFSAGTIEFLVDADLNYYFLEMNTRLQVEHPVTEMVTGIDLVRQQILIAAGEKLPFAQDDIKIDGHAIECRIYAEDCENNFAPSIGRIEHLEPSYGPGIREDSGIFEGDTIQIYYDPMISKLAAWGKTRGEAIERMRRALREYVIVGVETTIPFCLFVMENKKFIDGHFDTGFVVQEFSPDKLKYKEDMVAAVAAAVHDYIRNRDKKSQTIKISSEPASSNKWKWAGRKARMD
- the tnpA gene encoding IS200/IS605 family transposase, with the translated sequence MADTFSQIYIHVIFSVKNRESLIQPQWENELYKYITGIVQNKQQKMLTINGMPDHIHFLIGMKPSCCLSDLIREIKKSTNKFIKEKGFTKLEFNWQEGFGAFSCSHSQLNTVIKYILNQKTHHKKRTFKEEYVELLTKFDIAYDEKYLFAWHD